The Aureispira anguillae genome contains a region encoding:
- a CDS encoding DUF3857 domain-containing protein, translated as MKKNCFLIALLWSVSYWQVTAQSFGDYQWKNEMAPTPEIPAEYADADAVVIRNETYSRGAFSGTFPYIEQLTTFRTQVHVKIQKEEALEDYNRIILQRFKGIIADYVQYKSVDLRIRKASGEVKDYHVRDLSQAKLTQEDDLYDSKDDLFIYEISDLEVGDELETVTVIEYKYPDGGRTVNLYGQYPTLSASYTISVPLKVQLKGSIYNGMPSPNVRTTSTNRVYSWEMKNLKAMPEANSSGTIFQNDLECFIYELNFDAFRQDQLSFKVVNYADQILQYSEDFLKVRVRKKKKLEDFYEQMFADGAKMFGKKVEELQAVEKVYLLNEHITKKVKIINEELEDFEKSEGIEYFLLNGRTDRRNLNRIYRDFFERFEIPYYVAIGKNRFSGPLDLKFVSRAQISEYFFIFKNGDSFLSINGMGGLNELPWSYYNTDCYMRDITDREAKLQKINFGDAPLTDLKTNKRSTRAQVQVNLSKNNITQKVSNTYSGLYARGSRGGIVNGHKADTLQKTLQRSFDYNFRAYDKIKATVSNAKVDKFETSPLAKFMFKFSYDVAIDNLIKQEGQKYSVDADEFLGHAIRNVVNAEKRTLDYHVPYLGTDKEEYFLVFDQDVSLENAEELTQKIDNEYASYEMKVTQMKPNMIRIQSTYQVKKLFITKDKVKELDKVNEVYKKIRDSKFIFTTSA; from the coding sequence ATGAAAAAAAATTGTTTCTTAATTGCTCTGTTATGGAGCGTGTCGTATTGGCAAGTAACTGCTCAAAGTTTTGGTGATTATCAATGGAAAAACGAGATGGCACCCACGCCAGAAATTCCTGCTGAGTATGCCGATGCTGATGCTGTAGTCATTCGTAATGAAACCTATAGTAGAGGCGCTTTTTCGGGGACGTTTCCTTACATTGAGCAATTGACAACGTTTAGAACGCAAGTGCATGTGAAAATCCAAAAAGAGGAGGCTTTAGAGGATTATAATCGAATTATTCTTCAACGATTTAAAGGAATTATTGCGGATTATGTTCAGTACAAATCAGTTGATTTGCGTATTCGTAAAGCCAGTGGAGAAGTTAAAGATTACCATGTTAGAGATTTGTCGCAAGCTAAATTGACCCAAGAAGATGATTTGTATGATAGCAAAGACGACTTGTTTATTTATGAAATCTCTGATTTAGAGGTGGGAGATGAGCTAGAAACGGTAACCGTAATTGAATACAAATACCCAGATGGAGGACGAACGGTCAACTTGTATGGTCAATATCCAACATTATCTGCTTCTTATACCATTTCAGTTCCTTTAAAGGTACAACTAAAGGGGAGTATTTACAATGGAATGCCAAGCCCTAATGTTCGAACAACATCCACCAATCGAGTTTACAGTTGGGAAATGAAGAACCTAAAGGCTATGCCAGAAGCAAATTCGAGCGGAACCATCTTTCAAAATGATTTGGAGTGCTTTATTTATGAATTAAATTTTGACGCTTTTCGCCAAGATCAATTGTCTTTTAAAGTAGTAAATTATGCCGATCAAATTTTACAATACTCTGAGGATTTCTTAAAAGTTCGTGTTCGAAAAAAGAAAAAATTAGAAGATTTTTATGAGCAAATGTTTGCCGATGGGGCTAAGATGTTTGGCAAAAAAGTAGAAGAACTACAAGCGGTCGAAAAAGTATATTTACTCAATGAACATATTACCAAAAAGGTAAAGATAATTAATGAAGAGTTAGAAGATTTTGAAAAAAGCGAGGGGATCGAATACTTCTTGTTAAATGGAAGAACCGATCGTCGTAACTTGAATAGAATTTACCGAGATTTCTTCGAGCGTTTTGAAATTCCTTATTATGTAGCAATTGGAAAAAATCGCTTTAGCGGTCCTTTGGACTTAAAGTTTGTTTCTAGAGCTCAAATCAGTGAATATTTCTTTATTTTTAAGAATGGAGATAGCTTTTTATCCATCAATGGAATGGGTGGTTTAAATGAGTTGCCTTGGAGTTATTACAATACAGACTGTTATATGAGAGATATAACAGATCGAGAAGCTAAGTTGCAAAAAATTAACTTTGGTGATGCTCCTTTGACAGATCTTAAGACCAACAAACGTTCTACTCGTGCTCAGGTTCAAGTTAATCTTAGCAAGAACAATATTACACAAAAAGTATCCAATACCTACTCTGGGCTTTATGCTAGAGGCAGTAGAGGTGGAATCGTAAATGGTCATAAAGCAGATACTTTACAAAAAACACTTCAACGATCTTTTGATTATAATTTCCGTGCCTATGACAAGATTAAAGCTACTGTAAGTAATGCTAAAGTAGATAAATTTGAAACTTCTCCATTGGCTAAATTTATGTTTAAGTTTAGTTATGATGTTGCGATTGATAATTTAATCAAGCAAGAGGGACAAAAATATAGCGTCGATGCCGATGAATTTTTGGGACATGCCATTCGCAATGTGGTCAATGCTGAAAAGAGAACCTTAGATTATCACGTGCCTTATTTAGGAACCGATAAAGAAGAATATTTCTTGGTATTTGATCAAGATGTCAGCTTAGAGAATGCAGAAGAATTGACACAAAAAATAGACAATGAGTATGCTTCTTATGAGATGAAGGTTACACAAATGAAGCCCAATATGATCCGCATACAATCTACTTATCAAGTCAAAAAATTATTTATTACAAAGGATAAGGTCAAAGAGTTGGACAAGGTGAATGAAGTTTATAAAAAAATTAGAGATTCTAAATTTATCTTTACTACTTCCGCTTAA
- a CDS encoding ParB/RepB/Spo0J family partition protein yields MAKRKNKGLGISALLGNIDADIESSKKKQEVVNDLSNTVAFIPLTSIEVNPFQPRVDFEPTALKELSDSIAVHGLIQPITVRHLGNDKFQLISGERRLRASKMAQLTEIPAFVRLANDQEMIEMALIENIQRQQLNPIEVAITYGRLMKECKLTHKQLAERVGKGRTTVTNFTRLLTLPETIQKGLKENQISMGHAKALLGTDDYAFQIATFKSIIDKQLSVRQTEDLVKLHKNGATPSKAKSNKSLPPAYQKVQSDLASKLSAKVNLKTDSKGKGQIVINFLNTEDLNRILGLIED; encoded by the coding sequence ATGGCAAAACGTAAAAACAAAGGATTGGGAATTAGTGCTCTATTGGGCAATATTGATGCGGATATAGAGTCATCCAAAAAGAAACAGGAAGTTGTTAACGATTTATCCAATACAGTTGCTTTTATTCCATTGACTAGTATTGAAGTAAACCCTTTTCAACCAAGGGTTGATTTTGAGCCTACGGCTCTTAAAGAATTGTCCGACTCTATTGCTGTTCATGGACTTATCCAACCCATCACAGTACGTCATCTTGGCAACGATAAATTTCAATTGATCTCAGGAGAACGTCGTTTGCGTGCTTCTAAAATGGCTCAATTGACGGAAATTCCTGCTTTTGTTAGGCTTGCGAACGATCAAGAAATGATTGAAATGGCCTTAATTGAAAATATTCAACGCCAACAACTCAATCCGATAGAAGTCGCCATCACTTATGGTCGTTTAATGAAAGAGTGTAAGTTGACGCATAAACAACTTGCTGAACGTGTTGGAAAAGGACGTACGACCGTTACTAACTTTACCCGTTTGCTCACGTTGCCTGAAACCATTCAAAAAGGGCTTAAAGAAAATCAAATTTCTATGGGTCATGCCAAAGCTTTGTTGGGAACGGATGACTACGCCTTTCAAATTGCTACTTTTAAAAGCATTATAGACAAACAGCTTTCGGTTCGTCAGACCGAAGATTTAGTCAAGCTGCATAAAAATGGTGCTACTCCTTCAAAAGCAAAAAGCAACAAATCTCTGCCTCCTGCTTATCAGAAAGTTCAATCCGATCTTGCTTCTAAATTAAGTGCCAAAGTAAATCTAAAAACGGATTCAAAAGGAAAGGGACAAATTGTTATTAATTTCTTGAATACTGAAGATCTCAATAGAATTTTGGGATTGATTGAAGATTAA
- a CDS encoding tetratricopeptide repeat protein: MLRLSTTFCLFHSVIFFFFFSTVSAQNQLNVQLQKGITAFKKGNFPKAERIFDKLIASESSYAEAYLWKGKCLQEFEEYQAAYEAFFTACNLAPDHAPYWLELGNFKYTLGITSIRKPEACGECGKFLLPDTESTLNPTVYYKSALKDYQKALQLDPQYAEAHYQLGMVYKVLGDLNNACLQVQKAQALKHPKAKQYSAEICP, translated from the coding sequence ATGCTAAGATTATCAACAACCTTTTGTTTGTTTCACTCCGTCATTTTTTTCTTCTTTTTTAGTACCGTAAGTGCTCAAAACCAACTAAACGTACAACTCCAAAAAGGAATTACTGCTTTTAAAAAAGGGAATTTCCCTAAAGCAGAACGAATCTTTGACAAATTGATTGCCTCAGAATCCAGCTATGCTGAAGCCTATCTCTGGAAGGGCAAATGCCTACAAGAATTTGAAGAATACCAAGCCGCTTATGAGGCATTTTTCACTGCTTGCAATTTAGCGCCAGATCATGCCCCTTATTGGCTCGAATTGGGCAACTTCAAATACACCTTAGGCATTACAAGCATCCGAAAACCAGAGGCTTGTGGCGAATGCGGCAAATTTTTATTGCCAGACACAGAATCAACCTTAAATCCAACGGTCTACTACAAAAGCGCCTTAAAAGATTATCAAAAGGCACTGCAATTGGATCCTCAATATGCCGAAGCCCACTATCAACTAGGAATGGTTTACAAAGTATTGGGAGATTTGAACAATGCTTGTTTACAAGTTCAAAAGGCACAAGCATTAAAACACCCCAAAGCAAAACAATACTCTGCTGAAATTTGCCCATAA
- a CDS encoding deaminase, giving the protein MEKAPVIIVGAGLAGSLMAIYLAKKGLLVEIFESRPDMRATEISAGRSINLALSDRGILALEEVGVIDKVMAEAVKMPGRMLHAKDGALKFAPYGKDSSQYINSISRGGLNQLLMTEAESYQNVSIHFNQKCVDVNFETSSIIVEDYETQQQRTVQGCTIIGGDGANSAVRNAMENQMDGYQSSVDWLEHGYKELSIPPMENATFALEKNALHIWPRGNYMLIALPNADGSFTCTLFFPHTGPVSFESLDTPQKVQAFFEEQFGDAVPYLVNLQEEFANNPVGKLGTLKCYPWIHSEKAVLIGDAAHAVVPFYGQGMNASFEDCRILNACIDEHGVGNWSAAYNAYQQLRKVNGDAIGDLAVENFYEMRDHVANPIFRKKRTLEHLLENTYEDYHSKYSLVTFQPQIPYSIAKNLGNQQDALLMKLCKEVTQIEDLDLATVYAQLKALKDELPLQKKFMKAAIDEAKKGRDAGGIPIGSVLVKNGEIIGAGHNQRVQQNDPMAHAEIDCLKQAGRVGSYHDMVLYSTLMPCYLCAGAVVQFGIKKVIVGENTTFSGAEQFMKEHGVEVINLNNQECIDLMTTFIHQHPKLWNEDIGE; this is encoded by the coding sequence ATGGAAAAGGCACCCGTAATTATTGTTGGAGCAGGTTTAGCAGGTTCTCTAATGGCTATTTATTTAGCCAAAAAAGGTTTATTGGTAGAAATTTTTGAAAGTCGTCCAGATATGCGTGCTACAGAAATTAGTGCAGGGCGTTCTATTAATTTGGCTCTATCGGATAGAGGTATCTTAGCCTTAGAAGAAGTTGGCGTTATTGACAAAGTAATGGCAGAAGCTGTAAAAATGCCTGGACGTATGCTTCATGCTAAAGATGGAGCATTAAAATTTGCCCCTTATGGCAAGGATAGTTCACAATATATTAATTCTATTTCTAGAGGAGGTCTGAATCAGCTCTTAATGACAGAGGCAGAATCTTATCAGAATGTCTCCATCCATTTCAATCAAAAATGTGTTGATGTTAATTTTGAAACTAGCAGCATTATTGTTGAAGATTACGAAACCCAACAACAACGAACCGTACAAGGCTGCACCATCATTGGTGGAGATGGTGCCAATTCTGCTGTCCGAAATGCCATGGAAAACCAGATGGATGGCTATCAATCTAGTGTGGATTGGTTAGAACATGGCTACAAAGAGTTGTCTATTCCCCCTATGGAAAATGCAACTTTTGCCTTAGAGAAAAATGCCTTGCATATATGGCCAAGAGGCAATTATATGTTAATTGCATTGCCCAATGCAGATGGTAGCTTTACCTGTACTTTATTTTTTCCTCATACGGGACCTGTTAGTTTTGAAAGTTTGGATACCCCTCAAAAAGTCCAAGCGTTTTTTGAAGAACAATTTGGCGATGCCGTTCCTTACTTGGTCAACCTTCAAGAAGAATTTGCCAACAACCCTGTAGGAAAACTAGGTACTCTAAAATGCTATCCTTGGATTCACAGCGAAAAAGCAGTTCTGATTGGAGATGCAGCTCATGCAGTTGTTCCTTTTTATGGGCAGGGTATGAATGCTTCTTTTGAAGATTGTAGAATATTAAATGCCTGTATTGATGAGCATGGTGTAGGCAACTGGTCTGCGGCCTACAATGCTTACCAACAATTACGCAAAGTTAACGGGGATGCTATTGGAGATTTAGCCGTAGAAAATTTCTACGAAATGAGAGACCACGTTGCTAATCCTATTTTTAGAAAGAAACGCACCTTGGAGCATTTATTAGAGAATACTTATGAGGATTACCACTCTAAATATTCCTTGGTAACCTTCCAACCTCAAATTCCTTATTCTATAGCCAAAAACTTAGGCAATCAACAAGATGCCTTATTAATGAAACTTTGTAAGGAGGTAACACAAATAGAGGATTTAGATTTAGCAACTGTTTACGCACAGCTAAAAGCACTAAAAGATGAACTACCGCTTCAAAAAAAATTTATGAAAGCAGCCATTGATGAAGCCAAAAAAGGGCGTGATGCAGGGGGCATTCCTATTGGTTCTGTTTTAGTTAAAAATGGGGAAATCATTGGTGCTGGGCACAACCAAAGAGTACAGCAAAACGACCCGATGGCACATGCTGAAATCGATTGTCTAAAACAAGCTGGTCGGGTTGGTTCTTACCATGATATGGTCTTGTATTCTACACTAATGCCTTGTTATTTATGTGCTGGTGCGGTTGTTCAATTTGGCATCAAAAAAGTCATTGTAGGTGAAAATACAACCTTCTCTGGCGCAGAACAATTTATGAAAGAGCATGGTGTAGAAGTTATTAACCTAAACAACCAAGAATGTATTGATTTAATGACTACTTTTATTCATCAACATCCCAAGCTTTGGAATGAAGATATAGGAGAGTAA
- a CDS encoding DUF2851 family protein, with amino-acid sequence MPNLTSFPETFLHYIWKLKLFNFKDLKTSDNKAIRLLNVGVHNHHAGPDFSNARIRIEDTLWAGSVELHKKSSDWLKHGHQHDAAYNNTILHVVYEHDQVIYRSSGEAIPTLELKTRINPQYIRRYWLLLNSKNWIACEAQIVCTSKRMEQLWLNRLVLERLELKTKEIEQDLVLNQNNWEVSFYHFLASSFGVKQNIAPFEALAKSLPLLILSKHKDNLLQLEALLLGQAGFLADLTSIDKEDTYLKMICKEYQFLAHKYQLIPLKASSWKFGRMRPANFPTIRLAQFAVLVHQSRHLFSKILEETNVAKLRKMFAIELKGYWSAHYKLGESSSKRKKSLGSKTVDLILINTVVPFLFLFGEKKGLVQYKERALELLQAIQPEQNSIIANWERLGFVAQSAYETQGLLQLKNNYCEHKRCFSCSIGHKILRVD; translated from the coding sequence ATGCCCAATCTCACCTCATTCCCAGAGACCTTTTTACATTATATTTGGAAGTTAAAATTATTTAATTTTAAGGATTTAAAAACAAGCGATAATAAAGCAATACGTTTGCTAAATGTTGGGGTACACAATCACCATGCAGGACCTGATTTTAGTAATGCTCGTATTCGTATTGAGGATACTTTATGGGCAGGAAGTGTCGAACTGCATAAAAAATCTTCCGATTGGTTAAAACATGGGCATCAGCATGACGCAGCGTATAACAATACTATTTTGCATGTCGTTTATGAACACGATCAAGTGATTTATAGATCTTCAGGTGAAGCCATTCCAACATTAGAATTAAAAACTAGAATTAATCCCCAATATATACGGCGTTATTGGCTGCTATTGAATAGCAAAAATTGGATTGCCTGCGAAGCGCAAATCGTATGTACTTCAAAAAGAATGGAACAGCTATGGTTGAATCGTTTGGTGCTTGAACGTTTAGAGCTTAAAACAAAAGAAATCGAACAGGATTTGGTACTAAATCAGAATAATTGGGAAGTGAGCTTTTATCATTTTTTAGCCAGCAGTTTTGGTGTCAAACAGAATATAGCCCCCTTTGAAGCATTAGCAAAGTCATTGCCGTTATTGATTCTTTCTAAACACAAAGATAACTTACTACAGCTAGAAGCACTTTTGTTGGGACAAGCTGGATTTTTAGCAGATTTAACGTCTATTGATAAAGAGGATACTTATTTAAAAATGATTTGTAAAGAATATCAATTCTTAGCACACAAATATCAATTAATTCCCTTAAAGGCTTCTAGTTGGAAATTTGGGCGTATGAGACCTGCTAATTTTCCGACTATCCGATTGGCACAGTTCGCCGTTCTAGTGCATCAATCTAGGCATTTGTTTTCCAAAATTTTGGAAGAAACTAACGTTGCAAAACTGCGAAAAATGTTTGCCATAGAATTAAAGGGGTATTGGAGTGCTCATTATAAGTTGGGAGAATCTTCATCAAAACGAAAGAAGTCTTTAGGAAGCAAAACAGTGGATTTGATTCTCATTAATACGGTTGTTCCGTTTTTGTTTCTTTTTGGTGAAAAGAAAGGACTCGTCCAATATAAAGAACGAGCGCTTGAATTGTTGCAAGCAATCCAACCAGAGCAAAACTCAATTATTGCAAACTGGGAACGTTTGGGATTTGTCGCCCAATCCGCTTATGAAACGCAGGGATTGTTACAGCTAAAAAATAATTATTGTGAGCATAAGCGATGTTTTAGCTGTTCAATTGGGCATAAAATTTTGCGAGTAGATTAA
- a CDS encoding glycosyltransferase family 4 protein, producing MKVLYVTHGADMMGANKSLLDLIMGLQAYDVESVLLIPEDGELSEYLTKKGIPYIKAFYYNWAFTKYISKGYWLNNIRQKQNQTHLKAIAEKVRDLNFDLIYSNSSIIGIGAQLADYLTIPHIWRIREFGEKDYGVSFWGGRQMFNKWANKSAAITTISKAIEKETLTEVSAPKYVIFDGIINRKELDSIRPNSCHDKDPFVFLIIGLIHPTKRQLVALRAFHKVHMKNPNTKLLIVGKGRRLYTKKIKNYIKKNGLENAANFVGYTKEPYKYHEQADCVLMCSKSEGMGRVTIEGMIFGNPVIGFNGGATPELVQHNKNGLIYSKGEDELAECMLSLVSDRKKAAEYGRVGRKEAEKYLIEYSSLKEYQLFQEILKKKTAN from the coding sequence ATGAAAGTATTATATGTCACGCATGGTGCAGATATGATGGGAGCCAATAAGAGCTTGCTAGATTTGATAATGGGGCTTCAAGCGTATGATGTGGAGAGTGTCCTATTGATACCAGAGGACGGAGAGCTTTCTGAATATTTGACCAAAAAGGGTATTCCTTATATTAAGGCTTTTTATTACAATTGGGCTTTTACAAAATATATCTCTAAGGGATATTGGCTGAATAATATTAGGCAGAAACAAAATCAAACCCACTTAAAAGCAATCGCAGAAAAGGTAAGGGATTTAAATTTTGATCTTATCTATAGTAATTCTTCCATTATTGGAATTGGTGCTCAACTCGCTGATTATTTAACGATTCCTCATATTTGGCGCATTAGAGAGTTTGGGGAAAAAGATTATGGTGTTTCTTTTTGGGGAGGTCGTCAAATGTTTAATAAATGGGCGAATAAATCGGCTGCAATTACTACCATTTCAAAAGCAATTGAAAAAGAAACGCTAACAGAAGTTTCAGCTCCTAAATATGTCATTTTCGATGGGATTATAAACCGAAAAGAATTGGATAGCATTCGCCCTAATAGCTGTCATGATAAAGATCCATTTGTCTTTTTAATCATAGGTCTAATTCATCCAACAAAAAGGCAATTAGTGGCTTTGCGTGCTTTTCATAAGGTTCACATGAAAAACCCTAATACAAAATTGTTAATTGTAGGAAAGGGAAGACGACTTTATACTAAAAAAATAAAAAATTATATCAAGAAGAATGGACTAGAGAATGCTGCGAATTTTGTAGGTTACACCAAAGAACCTTACAAATATCACGAACAAGCAGATTGCGTCTTAATGTGTTCTAAAAGCGAAGGAATGGGGCGTGTAACCATAGAAGGGATGATTTTTGGCAATCCTGTTATTGGTTTTAATGGAGGAGCAACACCTGAATTGGTTCAGCACAATAAAAATGGCTTGATTTATTCTAAAGGAGAGGATGAACTAGCAGAATGCATGCTTAGTCTTGTTTCAGATCGAAAAAAAGCTGCTGAATATGGACGAGTAGGAAGAAAAGAAGCAGAAAAATACCTCATTGAATATTCTTCCTTAAAAGAGTACCAACTTTTTCAAGAAATTTTGAAAAAAAAGACAGCAAATTAA
- a CDS encoding capsular polysaccharide export protein, LipB/KpsS family, with the protein MKIMFFEPYTRHSPHFEYCLEQIQVHLDKGNEVFFVGCNAEFSACDNNLFHSSAICKSCVERCDKGISLLSKKVKINNSIIITPEEQVIVDEYIQKVVFNNVEELKKIKFRDFDLGMGVASSLITHFRNPYFDVKRNKRLIRNYIESSIKVYLSLKRYVEDEKIDAIHIFNGRLAHLRPALRVAEEKGIDYYTHEAGASRNKYAIYKNMMPHNFTKRRELIREFWESADKNERVKMGASFYEDQATGRARDKSFHHVKDQKKNALPSNWDASKTNLVIFNSSEDEFAAIASKRSMGVYPSQLVGIQKMVEGLKDNEDYHIYLRIHPNLRNANKKILEELYQITAPNLTILGPKDPTSTYELIDKATAVITFISTVGIEAAFRGKIAIVVGNAMYSDLGGTYAPKSQEEVISLLNKVKDLPPLDKEGAYIYGYYRKYYGILCKYYESEGLSKGKFKGVNLDDACSALPLTRFFEKLQWVRKHYFRYN; encoded by the coding sequence ATGAAAATAATGTTTTTTGAGCCTTACACAAGGCATAGTCCACATTTTGAATACTGCTTAGAACAGATACAGGTTCATCTGGACAAAGGGAATGAAGTGTTTTTTGTAGGCTGTAATGCAGAATTTTCTGCTTGTGATAACAACCTATTTCATTCTTCGGCTATTTGTAAAAGTTGTGTAGAACGTTGTGATAAGGGAATTTCATTACTTTCCAAAAAAGTAAAAATCAACAATAGCATTATTATTACCCCAGAAGAACAAGTAATCGTAGACGAATATATTCAGAAGGTAGTATTTAATAATGTTGAAGAGTTAAAAAAGATCAAATTTAGAGACTTTGATTTGGGGATGGGGGTTGCCTCTAGTTTAATCACCCATTTTCGGAATCCATATTTTGATGTAAAAAGAAACAAAAGGCTAATTAGGAACTATATTGAATCTTCTATTAAAGTTTATTTAAGTTTAAAGCGATATGTAGAAGATGAAAAGATTGATGCGATCCATATTTTTAATGGTCGGCTAGCGCATCTACGTCCAGCTTTAAGGGTGGCAGAGGAAAAAGGCATTGATTATTATACGCATGAAGCTGGAGCGAGTCGCAACAAATATGCCATATACAAAAATATGATGCCTCATAATTTTACCAAACGAAGAGAATTAATCCGTGAGTTTTGGGAAAGTGCAGACAAGAATGAAAGAGTAAAGATGGGCGCTTCATTTTATGAAGATCAAGCAACGGGGAGGGCTAGAGACAAGTCTTTTCATCATGTCAAAGATCAGAAAAAAAACGCTTTGCCTAGCAACTGGGATGCTTCAAAAACGAATCTAGTTATATTTAATTCTTCTGAAGATGAATTTGCGGCAATTGCTAGTAAACGAAGTATGGGGGTTTATCCTTCGCAGTTGGTAGGAATACAAAAAATGGTGGAGGGGCTTAAAGATAATGAGGACTATCATATTTACCTTAGAATTCATCCCAATCTACGCAATGCCAATAAGAAAATATTAGAAGAACTCTATCAAATTACAGCACCCAACCTGACGATTCTTGGTCCTAAAGACCCTACTAGTACCTATGAGTTAATTGATAAGGCAACAGCTGTAATTACTTTTATTTCTACAGTAGGAATTGAAGCTGCTTTTAGGGGAAAAATAGCTATTGTAGTGGGGAATGCAATGTATAGTGATTTAGGGGGAACCTATGCACCTAAGAGCCAAGAAGAAGTGATCAGTTTATTAAATAAAGTAAAAGACTTACCTCCTTTGGACAAAGAGGGAGCCTATATTTATGGTTATTATCGTAAGTATTATGGTATTTTATGCAAGTATTATGAGTCAGAGGGCTTATCTAAAGGTAAGTTTAAAGGGGTCAACTTAGACGATGCTTGTTCTGCGCTACCCTTGACTCGTTTTTTTGAAAAATTGCAATGGGTGAGAAAGCATTATTTTAGGTACAATTAG